The Alphaproteobacteria bacterium genome has a window encoding:
- a CDS encoding XdhC family protein, with protein sequence MQAQATEQDNLFAGPDAVIERIAAWRAEGRKVAVATVIRTWGSSPRPVGSQLGIDQAGAMVGSVSGGCIEGAVVEQAMAAMQDGAPRRLAFGVSDEDAWHVGLACGGRVEVYVEPVE encoded by the coding sequence ATGCAAGCGCAGGCAACGGAACAGGATAACCTCTTCGCCGGGCCCGACGCGGTGATCGAGCGGATCGCCGCCTGGCGGGCCGAGGGCCGCAAGGTCGCGGTCGCCACCGTGATCCGCACCTGGGGCTCGTCGCCCCGCCCGGTCGGCAGCCAGCTCGGCATCGACCAGGCCGGCGCCATGGTGGGCTCCGTGTCTGGCGGCTGCATCGAGGGTGCCGTCGTCGAACAGGCGATGGCCGCCATGCAGGACGGCGCGCCGCGGCGGCTCGCATTCGGCGTCTCCGACGAGGACGCGTGGCATGTGGGCCTGGCCTGCGGCGGGCGGGTCGAGGTCTATGTGGAGCCGGTCGAATGA
- a CDS encoding VWA domain-containing protein: protein MQPPNATRNDQAWAHVTGGQGKLVANIMHFARALRAAGLPIGPGKVIEAVRAVETVGLERRADFYWALHAVFVNRRDQRDLFDQAFHIFWRNPQLLERMMALVLPSFEADAGQPKPDEKQISRRVEEAFRKDRDQPDGAEGEQQEEQEVELDAVMTMSDRELLQEMDFEDMSSEELAEARKAIARMRLPIMAMPTRRFRTTAQGTRADMRATLRAALRSGGHDIPLKMKKAKLRHPPLVVLCDISGSMARYSRLFLHFLHAITNDYDRVHTFLFGTRLTNVTRHLRAKDVDVALDACAEAVEDWSGGTRIGACLRDFNVNWSRRVLGQGAILLLISDGLDRDAGEGLAEEMERLHKSCRKLIWLNPLLRFEGFEPKSRGIRAILPHVDEFRPVHNLNSLMALTEALSAPAMTTPQPRLAA, encoded by the coding sequence ATGCAGCCGCCGAACGCGACCCGAAACGACCAGGCTTGGGCCCATGTCACCGGCGGCCAGGGCAAGCTGGTCGCCAACATCATGCACTTCGCCCGCGCGCTGCGTGCGGCCGGCCTGCCGATCGGGCCGGGCAAGGTGATCGAGGCGGTCAGGGCGGTGGAGACGGTCGGGCTGGAGCGCCGCGCCGACTTCTACTGGGCGCTGCATGCGGTGTTCGTCAACCGGCGCGACCAGCGCGACCTGTTCGACCAGGCCTTCCACATCTTCTGGCGCAACCCGCAGCTGCTGGAGCGGATGATGGCGCTGGTGCTGCCGTCGTTCGAGGCCGACGCCGGCCAGCCGAAGCCGGACGAAAAACAGATCAGCCGGCGGGTCGAGGAGGCGTTCCGCAAGGACCGCGACCAGCCCGACGGTGCCGAAGGCGAGCAGCAGGAGGAGCAGGAGGTCGAGCTCGACGCGGTGATGACCATGTCGGACCGCGAGCTGTTGCAGGAGATGGACTTCGAGGACATGTCGTCGGAGGAACTGGCCGAGGCGCGCAAGGCGATCGCGCGCATGCGCCTGCCGATCATGGCGATGCCGACACGCCGCTTCCGTACCACGGCGCAGGGCACCCGCGCCGACATGCGCGCCACCCTGCGCGCCGCGCTGCGCAGCGGCGGCCACGACATTCCGCTGAAGATGAAGAAGGCCAAGCTGCGCCACCCGCCGCTGGTGGTGCTGTGCGACATCTCCGGCTCGATGGCGCGCTATTCCCGCCTGTTCCTGCACTTCCTGCACGCCATCACCAACGACTACGACCGGGTCCACACCTTCCTGTTCGGCACCCGGCTGACCAACGTCACCCGGCACCTGCGCGCCAAGGATGTCGACGTGGCGCTCGACGCCTGCGCCGAGGCGGTGGAGGACTGGTCAGGCGGCACGCGCATCGGCGCCTGCCTGCGCGATTTCAACGTCAACTGGTCGCGCCGCGTGCTGGGCCAGGGCGCGATCCTGCTGCTGATCTCCGACGGCCTGGACCGCGACGCCGGCGAGGGCCTGGCCGAGGAGATGGAGCGGCTGCACAAGTCGTGCCGCAAGCTGATCTGGCTCAACCCGCTGCTGCGCTTCGAGGGCTTCGAGCCGAAGTCGCGCGGTATCCGCGCCATCCTGCCGCATGTTGACGAATTCCGGCCGGTCCACAATCTCAACAGCCTGATGGCCCTGACCGAGGCGTTGAGCGCCCCGGCGATGACGACGCCGCAACCGCGGCTGGCAGCGTGA
- a CDS encoding MoxR family ATPase, translating into MTLPTSVDETVDLLARGDYVADRSLATAVYLSLKLGRPLFLEGEAGVGKTEIAKVLATTLDRRLVRLQCYEGLDVASAVYEWNYSRQMIEIRLAEAAGEANREHLGSDIFDERFLIKRPLLQALEPSLSGPPVLLIDELDRTDEPFEAYLLEALSDFQVTIPEIGTIAAETPPIVIITSNRTREIHDALKRRCFYHWVDYPGAERELEIVRLKAPEADRRLSRQVVMFVQKLRKMDLFKLPGIAETIDWTKALTTLDVIELDPDTINDTIGALLKYQDDIAKLQGSEAQRILNTVNAELAVVANV; encoded by the coding sequence ATGACACTGCCGACATCGGTCGACGAGACCGTCGATCTTCTCGCCCGCGGCGACTATGTCGCCGACCGCAGCCTGGCCACCGCCGTCTACCTGTCGCTGAAGCTCGGCCGTCCCCTGTTCCTCGAGGGCGAGGCCGGCGTCGGCAAGACCGAGATCGCCAAGGTGCTGGCGACGACGCTGGACCGGCGGCTGGTCCGGCTGCAGTGCTATGAGGGTCTCGACGTCGCCTCGGCGGTGTACGAGTGGAACTATTCCCGGCAGATGATCGAGATCCGCCTGGCCGAGGCGGCCGGCGAGGCCAATCGCGAGCATCTGGGCAGCGACATCTTCGACGAGCGCTTCCTGATCAAGCGGCCGCTGCTGCAGGCGCTGGAGCCGAGCCTGAGCGGGCCGCCGGTGCTGCTGATCGACGAGCTCGACCGCACCGACGAGCCGTTCGAGGCCTATCTGCTGGAGGCGCTGAGCGACTTCCAGGTCACCATCCCGGAGATCGGCACGATCGCGGCGGAGACGCCGCCGATCGTGATCATCACCTCCAACCGCACGCGCGAGATCCACGACGCGCTGAAGCGGCGCTGTTTCTACCACTGGGTCGACTATCCCGGCGCCGAGCGCGAGCTGGAGATCGTCCGGCTGAAGGCGCCGGAGGCGGACAGGCGGCTGTCGCGCCAGGTGGTGATGTTCGTGCAGAAGCTGCGCAAGATGGACCTGTTCAAGCTGCCCGGCATCGCCGAGACCATCGACTGGACCAAGGCGCTGACCACGCTGGACGTGATCGAGCTCGACCCCGACACGATCAACGACACCATCGGCGCCCTGCTGAAATACCAGGACGACATCGCCAAGCTGCAAGGGTCCGAGGCGCAGCGCATCCTCAACACCGTCAACGCCGAACTGGCCGTGGTCGCCAACGTCTGA
- a CDS encoding YdbL family protein: MSGGIKSIAHKLAVRGSAAVLALGLIIGPAAADALSDARAAGYIGERPDGYVALVDNGAPGDVRALVDQINSQRYAAYQNVASQTGAPIDQVGIIAAQRIYSEVPSGTFLLSQSGQWYRK; the protein is encoded by the coding sequence ATGAGTGGTGGTATCAAAAGCATCGCGCACAAGCTCGCGGTGCGCGGGTCTGCCGCCGTGCTGGCGCTGGGCCTGATTATCGGACCCGCCGCCGCCGATGCCCTGTCGGACGCGCGTGCGGCCGGGTATATCGGCGAACGGCCGGACGGCTATGTTGCGCTGGTCGACAACGGAGCGCCGGGCGACGTCCGCGCGCTGGTCGACCAGATCAACTCGCAGCGCTATGCCGCATACCAGAATGTGGCCAGCCAGACCGGTGCGCCGATCGACCAGGTCGGTATCATCGCGGCCCAGCGCATCTACAGCGAGGTCCCGTCGGGCACCTTCCTGCTGTCCCAGTCGGGCCAGTGGTATCGGAAATAG
- a CDS encoding YnbE family lipoprotein: protein MYQASVLAAFLGLVAACDPVVRIEAPDKPIQLEINVTIQQEVLIKVDRALDDVFAEQGDIFGLSGDSE from the coding sequence GTGTATCAGGCATCGGTTCTGGCGGCTTTTTTGGGGTTGGTCGCAGCCTGTGATCCCGTTGTACGGATTGAGGCTCCGGACAAACCGATCCAGCTCGAGATCAACGTGACCATCCAACAGGAGGTCCTGATCAAGGTCGATCGCGCGCTGGATGACGTTTTTGCTGAACAAGGAGACATCTTCGGATTGTCGGGAGATTCGGAATGA
- a CDS encoding YdbH domain-containing protein — MTAGRKKRRWWLWILGGIGGLLLVLVGGAVFVLDRYAGDIVRQALTDAALPNPRLDIEHIGLSSSRMVDIRIGDADELVADAVELEYDLFDLIDLSPEDLTIRLTRPTIHLSVDENGAVSLGSLDALLGGAGAPSDETGPATTPSGGAAAAPFDRLVLDDATVVLDTPDGSLTAHASGTIDSESDGGFAIDLALKADNETAVLDADVTATVGPTGAIDGQATLRALTARTPWGDAEDGTGTVAVAWPGEGLPTGTADLAFASLRIPGALLPPALSTADGDMTLHDVAVAASFDGTALAARVAAADTTGENALSVEIDTPDLFAGGSATVAVDLASAGDTLLWPLRTDWTGGGSLTASATGTVTVPPIAALAADPAAAMAEAEGKLTLQWLLGEATVPGLGQDIASVGDVTVTLAEGRATLASDDPVELRIGALDPAALAGLAESDPQWEPILARDFAGRIDLAVEGRPTRSLTLSLAGTADGWTAEGDMTVLAATESGPLVAAEFTGTVHSGEDVTVELTDLSLYASDIDTPAAKVGVAEVAGRFVWRDGLPDFDMAGAFSELSFTDPALAFPRLAVELALAPQPDGALAGPLTMSFADAGGAIDDVAMTGLSGDLTGRLSWQDSVARLYFTENAVFQVDAMDIDGDVLLPESSIVRITASESPALELDLDTPEGWSLRHSLNIAPLDARGSIRMGDERVQTALTTGDVIMEGGYLEGRYVMQIVVNGVDGTMPSRDWTINGATVTIDYDDNDTTDLIRIRTSARRMSASETRSNLPPLGVRADLRYGLDDIIRITARTFDDRNLLIGDVTVTHDVNTNRGRADVELQDLIFTPGVLQPSDVSPVLADFENVTGTVDVDGGISWAGSTITPDLAVLVRDVSGSYDDVEFTRMNAVVQIAGLNPLRTQPDQLLSIASVDPGVPISNAEVHFAIENGDTLRIDRATFDLADGVVSTENQALVFSKEQQSIDLIVTGVSLQTLLEYADLEDLQAEGTLDGEIPITVVDGEVVIPEAFLHAREPGFIRYDAGENLDAVGDSNEGVALMVDLLRNFMFDELTLRLMRPVAGDMQAGFRILGRNPDVYGGVPVDLTLNVDGQLEDVIRNSLEIYRVPEAIQDLILDYGFEAVDQQ, encoded by the coding sequence ATGACCGCAGGGCGCAAGAAGCGCCGCTGGTGGCTTTGGATTCTCGGCGGGATCGGCGGCCTGCTGCTGGTGCTGGTCGGCGGCGCGGTGTTCGTGCTCGACCGCTATGCCGGCGACATCGTGCGCCAGGCGCTGACCGACGCCGCGCTGCCGAACCCGCGGCTGGACATCGAACATATCGGCCTGTCGAGCAGCCGCATGGTCGATATCCGCATCGGCGACGCCGACGAGCTGGTCGCCGACGCGGTCGAGCTGGAATACGACCTGTTCGACCTGATCGACCTGTCGCCCGAAGACCTGACCATCCGGCTGACGCGCCCGACGATCCATCTGTCGGTCGACGAGAACGGTGCGGTCTCGCTGGGTTCGCTCGACGCCCTGCTCGGCGGCGCCGGCGCGCCGAGCGATGAGACCGGCCCGGCGACGACGCCGTCCGGCGGCGCAGCGGCGGCGCCCTTCGACCGGCTGGTCCTCGACGACGCCACGGTCGTGCTGGACACGCCCGACGGCAGCCTCACCGCGCACGCCAGCGGCACCATCGACAGCGAGAGCGACGGCGGCTTCGCGATCGATCTCGCGCTCAAGGCCGACAATGAGACGGCCGTGCTGGACGCCGACGTGACAGCGACCGTCGGCCCGACCGGTGCGATCGATGGCCAGGCGACCCTGCGCGCCCTGACCGCCCGCACGCCTTGGGGCGACGCCGAGGACGGCACCGGCACCGTCGCCGTCGCCTGGCCGGGCGAAGGCCTGCCCACGGGGACTGCCGACCTGGCCTTCGCCAGCCTGCGCATCCCCGGCGCGCTGTTGCCGCCGGCACTGTCGACGGCGGATGGCGACATGACCCTGCACGACGTCGCCGTCGCGGCCTCGTTCGACGGAACCGCCCTGGCGGCCAGGGTGGCCGCGGCGGACACGACCGGCGAGAACGCCCTCTCGGTCGAGATCGACACGCCCGACCTGTTCGCCGGCGGCTCGGCGACCGTGGCCGTGGACCTCGCCAGCGCCGGCGACACCCTGCTATGGCCGCTGCGCACCGACTGGACCGGCGGCGGCAGCCTGACCGCGTCGGCGACGGGCACCGTGACCGTGCCGCCGATCGCCGCGCTGGCGGCGGACCCGGCGGCGGCAATGGCCGAGGCGGAGGGCAAGCTGACCCTGCAGTGGCTGCTCGGCGAGGCAACCGTGCCCGGGCTGGGCCAGGACATCGCCTCGGTCGGCGATGTGACGGTCACGCTCGCCGAAGGCAGGGCGACCCTGGCCAGCGACGATCCGGTCGAGCTGCGCATCGGCGCGCTCGACCCGGCCGCGCTCGCCGGCCTCGCCGAGTCCGACCCGCAATGGGAACCGATCCTGGCCCGCGACTTCGCCGGACGGATCGATCTGGCCGTCGAGGGCCGGCCGACCCGGTCGCTGACCCTGTCGCTGGCCGGCACGGCGGACGGCTGGACCGCAGAGGGCGACATGACGGTGCTGGCCGCGACCGAAAGCGGCCCCCTGGTCGCCGCGGAGTTCACCGGCACGGTGCATTCCGGCGAGGACGTGACCGTCGAGCTGACCGACCTGTCGCTCTATGCCTCGGACATCGATACGCCGGCCGCCAAGGTCGGCGTGGCCGAGGTCGCCGGCCGTTTCGTCTGGCGCGACGGCCTGCCGGATTTCGACATGGCCGGCGCGTTCAGCGAGCTGAGCTTCACCGACCCCGCCCTGGCCTTCCCGCGGCTGGCTGTCGAGCTGGCGCTGGCGCCGCAGCCGGACGGCGCCCTGGCCGGCCCGTTGACGATGAGCTTTGCCGACGCCGGCGGCGCCATCGACGACGTCGCCATGACCGGGCTGTCCGGCGACCTGACCGGCCGGCTGTCCTGGCAGGACAGCGTCGCCAGGCTCTATTTCACCGAGAACGCGGTGTTCCAGGTCGACGCGATGGACATCGACGGCGACGTGCTGCTGCCGGAGTCCTCGATCGTGCGCATCACCGCCAGCGAAAGCCCGGCGCTCGAGCTGGACCTGGACACGCCGGAGGGCTGGAGCCTGCGGCACAGCCTGAACATCGCGCCGCTGGACGCGCGCGGCTCCATCCGCATGGGCGACGAGCGGGTGCAGACCGCGCTGACCACCGGCGACGTCATCATGGAAGGCGGCTATCTGGAGGGCCGCTACGTGATGCAGATCGTGGTCAACGGCGTCGACGGCACCATGCCGTCGCGCGACTGGACCATCAACGGCGCCACCGTCACCATCGACTACGACGACAACGATACCACCGACCTGATCCGCATCCGCACATCGGCCCGGCGGATGAGCGCCAGCGAGACCCGCAGCAACCTGCCGCCGCTGGGCGTGCGCGCCGACCTGCGCTACGGCCTCGACGACATCATCCGCATCACCGCGCGCACCTTCGACGACCGCAACCTGCTGATCGGCGACGTCACGGTGACCCACGACGTCAACACCAATCGCGGCCGCGCCGATGTCGAGCTGCAGGACCTGATCTTCACCCCCGGCGTGCTGCAGCCATCGGACGTCAGCCCCGTGCTGGCCGATTTTGAGAACGTAACCGGTACGGTCGACGTCGACGGCGGCATCAGCTGGGCCGGGTCGACGATCACGCCGGACCTGGCGGTGCTGGTCAGGGACGTCAGCGGCTCCTACGACGACGTCGAGTTCACCCGCATGAACGCGGTGGTGCAGATCGCCGGGCTCAACCCGCTCCGCACGCAGCCCGACCAGCTGCTCTCGATCGCCAGCGTCGACCCCGGCGTGCCGATCAGCAATGCGGAGGTGCATTTCGCGATCGAGAACGGCGACACCCTGCGAATCGACCGGGCGACCTTCGACCTCGCCGACGGCGTCGTTTCCACCGAGAACCAAGCGCTGGTGTTCAGCAAGGAACAGCAGTCGATCGACCTGATCGTCACCGGCGTCAGCCTGCAGACGCTGCTGGAGTATGCCGACCTGGAGGACCTGCAGGCGGAAGGCACGCTGGACGGCGAGATCCCGATCACCGTCGTCGACGGCGAGGTGGTGATTCCCGAGGCGTTCCTGCATGCGCGCGAACCGGGCTTCATCCGTTACGATGCGGGCGAGAACCTGGATGCCGTCGGCGATTCCAACGAGGGCGTGGCGCTGATGGTCGACCTGCTGCGCAACTTCATGTTCGACGAGCTGACGCTGCGGCTGATGCGCCCGGTCGCCGGCGACATGCAGGCCGGATTTCGCATTCTCGGACGCAACCCGGACGTCTATGGTGGCGTCCCGGTCGATCTGACACTGAATGTGGACGGCCAGCTCGAGGACGTGATCCGCAACTCGCTTGAGATCTATCGCGTACCCGAGGCGATCCAGGACCTGATCCTGGACTACGGCTTCGAGGCGGTGGATCAGCAATGA